A window of Oncorhynchus nerka isolate Pitt River linkage group LG4, Oner_Uvic_2.0, whole genome shotgun sequence contains these coding sequences:
- the plac8.2 gene encoding placenta associated 8, tandem duplicate 2, with the protein MAAVTRQPGSYHPSDFQTGLCDVFSDCGTCCYGWWCFPCLSCSIASDMDECCLCGPTMAMRAMYRTRYNIKGSLFGDFCSMLWCRVCSTCQLKRDIDLRKEQGIF; encoded by the exons ATGGCTGCCGTAACTCGACAACCAGGGAGCTACCACCCATCAGACTTCCAGACGGGCCTCTGCGACGTCTTCAGTGACTGTGGGACAT gctgttATGGTTGGTGGTGCTTCCCTTGTCTGAGCTGTTCTATCGCCAGTGATATGGATGAGTGTTGTCTGTGTGGGCCAACCATGGCCATGCGCGCCATGTACCGTACCAGATACAACATTAAG GGCTCCTTGTTTGGGGACTTCTGTTCCATGTTGTGGTGTAGGGTCTGCTCTACCTGTCAGCTGAAGAGAGACATAGATCTGAGGAAGGAGCAGGGGATCTTCTGA